Part of the Synechococcus sp. HK01-R genome is shown below.
CCAACCCATGAAGCGGTCGTTGGCTCGATTCGTGAGCTGTCTGACGCTTGCTTGCCTGATGAAGCAGCTCCTGCGCTTCGGCGGATTTTCCCTGGTCTTGTCTCAGCAGCGCCAGGGCCAGGAGAGGACGCGCATCGTCTGGGGCGTCCTGGGCCAGGGTCAGGTAGGTGTCTGATGCATCCGTGAGCGAACCGGTCTGGCGCTGGAGATCAGCCAACAGCAATCCGAGGGGCACCCGCTGCTGTTTCGGGAGGGTTTGCACTCGGACCTTGATCAGCTCGATGGCCTCGTTGCCTTTGCCCTGGTTGAGGTCTGTCAGCGCTTTCATCTGGAGCACGTCAGGCTCGTTGGGCTGAAGCCGTAGCAGCAAGTTCAGCTGCTGGTCGGCCGCTTGCCGCTGGCCTGCCCGCAGCAGCAGCTGGCTGTAGAGCAGTCGCCAGCGCCAGTGTTTCGGTTGCTTTTCCAGCTGCTGACGCACCAGGCTGATCGCTTCGCGATGTCGGCCGAGGGCGATCAAGCGTTCAAGAAGTCTTCGCTCCTCAATGCCATCAAGGCTGCCCTTGCGCCGGCGGATCAGTAGCTCTTCGACCTCACGGTCGATCTGGGCTCTGGTGGCGGAGTGCAACGGGGGCGGTTGCAGCATCGGGGTGAGCATCCAGCCGCAGCCAGCCATCAGAACCAGCCCGACACACCATGCCCATGGAAACCATCGTTGTCGACTGTGTTGCCGGGCTACCACGTCGCTTGGCTGGGTGGATGAAAGCGGTTTCAGTCTGGGGGGCTTCTCCTGTGCTGGCTACAGTTGTGATGGGCTTATGGATGCCCTTTTTTCTGATGCGCGACCATCCGATCCCCCCGGTCACCGAACCGCTCCAATACCGGGCCATCGGTCTCGTCCGCGCCACTTATCGGCCGGAGGATGACGATCAGTTCACCCGGGGCCTGCTGGTGGATGACCAGGGCCAGGAGCTTGAAGCCGTCGTGCTCGGTCGGATGCTGACGCTGATGCGCCGTCATCTGGCCATGGAGGTGCCTCACCTCTGGGTGGTGTATCCCCGGTCCCGAGAAGCGGGTCATCTGCACCTTCAGATTGCTGGGATCTGGGAACCCAGCACCCTCCAATCGGGCGATTCCGACCAGGAAGCTCTTCAAGACTCCGCTGCAGCTGATCAACTTCCGGAGGGAGATGATTACTTTTCAATTCGCGGTGAATTGATCTTCACCAAACCGGAGACGGGAGATTTGGTGGTGAAAGTGCGTCAGCAGCCGCGTGCTGACGGCAGTCGCCCCCTTCCCTTCAAACTCCAGCTCAAGGGGGAGATCCCTCTGGATGTGCTGCGTCACTTCGTCAGCCTGCAGGTGCGCCGTCAGGGGCAGGATCTGCATGTGGAGTCCCATGAGGTGATCGCCCCAATGCCGACCAGAGGTGGCAAAGGACGGGGCGGAGCGGCTCGGAAGGGTGGAGGACGGAGCCGCCCACCGGCCCGCGCCTGATGGCGTCATCGCCCGTTTCCGCCAGCAGTGCCGGAGTGGCCGTGGCCGGGGCCACCGGTCTGGCTGTCTTTGGTCCGCTGCTCGGGCTTTCCCCCGCCTGGATCGCCCTCGGTCTTGGTGCTGGTCTGCTGGGGCTCACCCTTGATGCCTATCAGTGGCAAGGGCTGGGCGGCCATCTGCTGGCGGAATCCCTTCCAGGTGGTCGGGCTCGGTTGCGCCGAATCGCCAGCCACGAGGCGGGCCATTTGCTGGTGGCGCAGGCGGAGGCCTTGCCCGTGCTTCGGGTGCTGGTGGGGACACGCGCCTGTCTGCAAGCCGGGCTCCGGAGCAATGGAGCCACGGAATTCGCCTTGCCTGAGTCGGTGCGTATGCCCTTGGAGGATCTGCGGCGTTGGAGTCGCGTCCTGCAGGCTGGAATCGCGGCGGAGACCCTGCTCTACGGCAAGGCCCGCGGTGGAGCCGATGATCGGGCCTTGCTCGGACGGCTCTGGGGGCTGTCTGGCCACGATGTCGACACAGCGCAACGGGAACAACGCCGCGCTCGACGGGAGGTGGATCAGCAGCTGAGGCGAGAGCAACCTCAGCTCGAGCAGCTGCGCGATCAGCTGCTCGCAGGACCCGTCAGCTTCCAGGCCACGGATGAGATCAGTGGCGATGGCCTAAGCGATGGCTGAGCTTCTGGTCGACTGCCCCACGGGTCTGGCGGGGGACATGCTCCTGGCGGCTTGCCTGGATCTGGGCGTCCCCAGGGCTGTGGTGATGGAACCCTTGGCCGTGCTCGGTCTGACCGATGCCTTTGAGCTCCGGGTTGAAGAGGCCAGAAGCGGTGGTTTGCGAGGTCTGCGCCTAGCGGTGGACCTCACCTCTGAACCGCAGCCCCATCGCCGCTGGGGGGATCTGCGCCAGTTGATCGAGGGAGCCGCTCTGGCGATGCCCCTTAGAGATCGGGTGCTGGCGGTGTTTGCGGCCCTGGCCGCGGCCGAGGCCAAAGTTCACGGCGTGAGCGAAGACCAGGTGCACTTCCACGAGGTGGGAGCGATCGACAGCCTTGTGGATGTGGTGGGGGTCTGTGCCGCTCTGTTGCATCTGGCTCCGGAGCGCCTGCTCTGTAAGCCGCCGCCGGCCGGCCGTGGTTCGGTGGCCACCGCCCATGGGCGTTTGCCGGTACCGGTGCCGGCGGTGTTGGAGTTGGCCCGTTGCCATCACCTACCGCTCCGGGGCGGTGAGGAGTGCCCTGAAGGAGAGCTCACCACCCCCACTGGCCTGGCGTTGATGGCGGTGCTGGCTGATGCCTTTCAGGAGCCTCGCGCGTTCACCGTGGAGGCGGTGGGGGTGGGGCTGGGCCAGCGCCGTCTTGACCGTCCAAACCTGTTGCGCCTGATTCGCTGCTCCACCCAGTCGGCCGCCGCACCGGAGGCCCACTGGCAGGACCTGATTCAACAGGAGGCCTGGTTGGATGATCAGACCCCAGAAGACCTGGCGGTGCTGGCTGAGCGACTGCGTCAGGCGGGCGCCCTGGAGGTGACCACCACTCCGGTACAGATGCAGAAGGGTCGCCAGGGAATGGCCGTCACCGCCTTGGTGCATCCCTCCCAGGCTCCGTTGTTGCGACGGTTGTGGCTCAGCGACAGCCCAACTCTGGGATTGAGGGAGCGTCCTCAGGGACGCTGGGTGCTCGCCCGCCGGTCTGGTCATTGCCCCTCCCCCTGGGGAGCCGTGCGGGTCAAGCAGGTGCGGCGGCCTGGTGGTGATTGCACCATCAAGGTGGAGCATGACGAACTCAGACGGCTCAGTCTTCAGTCGGGTCAGACCCTTGATGCCGTTCGGCAGGTGGTTTTGTCAGCGGCGGACTGCTTTGAGCCCGAGGAGGACTGGCAATGGTGAAACGTTGGCTCGACCAGGCCAAGCGGGTGTTTCAGGTCAAGCGGGGGCTGCCCGGAGGTCTGCGGCTCTGGGTCACCCTGGCAAGCCTGGCCTTCATTGTTTGGGCGCTTGCGGGTCATATCCAAGGCCTCAGGGAGCTCAGTCTTCGTGGCCGCGGTTGGTGGTGGCTGGTGTTGGGGCTGGGCCTGAGTTGGCTGAGCTTGGTGGTCAATGGCTTGGCGTGGCGCACCTTGATCGACTGGCTTGGCCACAGGCCCGGCGACCTTGCCCTGGTGCCTCTCTACCTCCGCAGCAATCTGCTCAAGTACTTGCCTGGCGGCATTTTTCATTTCCTCGATCGTCTGCGGGCGCTTCAGCCCAAGCTCGGCACCAACCGAGCCCTGGTGTCGGTGCTGTTGGAACCGATGCTGATGGCCGTGGCTGCCCTGCTGTGGGTGCCCTTCGGTGGCTGGCAGGGGGGGCTCGCCCTGCTGACACCCCTGCCGGCCCTGCTCTTGCTGCCCCGTTGGCGGGAACCACTGCTGCAGCGTCTGGAGCGGGCGAAGTGGAAGCAGCTGCAGCGGGCCGCTCCGGAGCTCGGGGGTGCAGACCCTGGTGTCCTGGGCAGTGGCCGTCGTGGGTATCCCTGGGGGCCGATGGCCATGGAGCTGCTGTTCGTGCTCTGCCGTTTCGGTGGTTTCTGGTGCTGCGTGAAGGCCTTTGCGCTGGCGGATGGACATCCGATCGGGGTCTGGCTGGCGGGCTTCGCGCTGGCTTGGACCGTGGGGCTGGTGGTACCCGCTGCCCCGGGGGGCCTCGGGGTGTTTGAGGCCGTGCTGATTCTGCGCCTGGGGGCCATCGTGCCGGAGGCGCCGCTGCTTGCTGTGGCGCTGTCCTATCGATTGATCGTCACCCTTGCCGACGCACTGGCGGCAGGAGCGGTTGTGCTCGATGAGCGCCGACCCTTAAGCAGGGGTTTGCTTCGGGTTGGCGATCGCTGAGCAGCATGCCTTGGTGGTGTTGCGCTTCTCGTGAAACACAAGCATTCCGTTCAGGCTTACATCGAGGATGTTCCCGTTTGGGATGACGGGTCGCCGCTGGCTGGCCCACCGCTCTCCTCCATGCAGTGGCTGGTCTGGTCCCTGGCCACGGCGGGCAAGTTTTTCGAGGGGATGATCGTGTTCATGCAGGGGGTGGGATTACCCCTGATCACCAGGGAGTTCAGCCTTACCGATTTCGACAAGGGTCTGGTGACGGCGGCCACCCTGGCCGGAATCCTCCTGGGTGCGCTGCTCCTGGGGGGGCTGGCTGATCGGCTTGGGCGCCAACCCGTTTTCATCGGTGAGATGGTGCTGCTGCTCATCGCGCTCCTGGTGGCTTCAGCGGCGCCCTCGAAGGGCGTGTTGATCGCCAGTTTGTTTGTGATCGGGCTGTCGCTTGGGGCTGACTATCCCACGGCTCATCTGGTGATTTCGGAGAGCATCCCGGCCTCGATCAGGGGCCGGCTGGTGCTCGGCGCTTTCAGCTTCCAGGCCATCGGTGCCGTGCTCGGGACGGCGATCGCATCGACTGTGCTCGGCTCGATGGCGTCATCGCCCAATGCCCTGGATGCCTGGCGGGTGTTCTTCCTGGTGCCAGTGGTGCCCGTGGCTGCCGTGATTTGGGGGCGTCTGTTTCTGCCTGAGAGCAGTCATTGGCTGGTCAGCCGTGGTCTGCCGGAGAAGGCGGAGAAGCAGCTGCGCAAACTGCTGAATCGTCAAAACCTCACCCTTGCCGGTGTGGACCGCCTTGAGGAGATCGACGCCCAGCAGCGCAGCCATGACTGGACCAAGTTGTTTCGGGGCAAATATCTGCGTTCGACGATCCTCACCTCGGTGCCCTGGTTCCTGCAGGATCTCTCCACTTACGGGATCGGCATCTTCACGCCGGTGATCATCGCCACGGCTTTTGGGGCCCAGAGCCATGAGCACACTGTTTCGGCCCTGATCCACAACGACATGATCGGTGCCCGTGGCACGGCATTGATCGATGTGGGATTCCTGGTAGGCATCGCTGTGGCGATCCTGCTGGCCGATCGCTGGGGGCGTATCCCGCTTCAGGTGACGGGGTTTGTCGGTTGTGCGGCTGGGCTCTTCATTGCGGGCCTTGGCGGCAGCGGCTCCACCATCAACCTGCCGCTGGTGGTCGCAGGGTTCCTGTTGTTCCAGTTCATGACCAACTTCGGCCCCAATGCCACCACCTATCTGTTGGCAGGCGAGGTGTTCCCCACCAAGATTCGTGGCCTTGGGGCTGGTTTCGCTGCGGCCAGCGGCAAGGTTGGTGCCGTGTTGACGGCGTTCTTTTTTCCCACTCTGCTTCAGGTGTGGGGCACGGACAAGCTGCTGATGGTGTTGGTGGTGACCTCCCTGCTCGGTGCTGTGGTCACCTGGATTTACCGGATCGAGCCCAAGGGCCGCGATATGGAGAGCATCTGAGGCGCAGTTGTTGCGTTCAGAGCTTTTTCATCAACAGCCTTCTTATGCATCAACAGCCTTCTAACGCATTAACAGCCTTCTCTCGCACAGGGACTTGCCGGGCTTTCGATCTGGATCGTGCAATGGTCGATTCCGAGGTCGGCCAAGGCATGGTTGGCCTCCTGGAGTAGGCAGTCGTCGTTCCAGGCGTGATCCGCCGGACGGACCAGATGAACGGTGAGGGCCACCCGGGAGCCTCCCATCGACCAGATGTGCAGGTGATGGAGTGCTTCCACGGCGCCGAGGCTTCGCAGCGTTTCGCGCACGGCATCGGCATCGATGCGGTTCGGAACCGCATCCAGGCTTTCGGCCAGCGAATCCCGCAGCAGCCGCACCCCCAGCCAGGCCACACTCAGCCCGACCCCAAGGCCGGTGAGCGGATCCAGCCAGGTCCAGCCCGTGGCTCCCGCTAGCAGGGCGCTCAACAGCACGGCCGCCGAGACCGCCGCATCACTGAGCAGGTGCAGGACGGCGGCACGACGGTTGAGGTCATGCTGATGGTGATGGCCAAACAGCCGCGCTGAAACGAGATTCACCACCAGTCCGGCTGAGGCTGCCCAGGCCACCGGGCCTGCCACCAGCGGTTCTGGTCGGCCGAAGCGCTGAATGGCTTCCACGCACACCACCGCTGACGCCATCAGGATCAACACCGCATTGCTGACTGCCGCCAGTTGGGTGGACCGTCCGAATCCGTAGCTGAACCGTTCGGTGGGTGGGCGTCGGCTCAGGTGCTCAGCCCCCCAGCCCAGCAGCAAGCCGGCCACATCGCCGAGGTTGTGGAGGGCATCGCCGATCAGCGCGATGGATCCGAAGGCGATCCCCACCACGATCTGCAGACCGCTCAGCCCGCCATTGAGGAGCACTGTGAGCCTGAAGGCATCGCGACGGCCACCCGAGCCGTGATCATGGTGGTGATGATGGGCCACGCATCCCGTGCCGCTTTCCCTGATCCTGCCCTGTCCGCCCGAGGCCGGCTGGGAATTGATCCGCAGGCAGGAGTTGCCGCGTGCTGCAGATGATGGCTTGCCCCTCGGTGGGTTCTCAGCGATTGCCTACCAGCCGGAAGCCGATCGTTTCTGGCTGCTCAGTGATGCCCCCCAGGGACATCTGGTGCCCTTTGGTGGTGTGGCCCGCTGGATCCGCTCCGGCACACCTCTGCAGCCGGGGACGCGTCTGCTCCTTCGTGATGGTGGCGGTGAGCCCCTGCCCAGGCGTTTCGATGGGGAGGGCCTTGTCTTGCGGGGCGATCAGGCTTGGATCGTGAGCGAGGGCAGGCGCAGCAAGCGTTGGCAGGGCCAGCGTCCTCCTCAGCTGCTGCGCTTCTCGATGGCTGATGGTCGTCTGCAGCAGGAGATAGCCCTGCCAGTGGCCTGGCGCTTCGCCCCCGGTCGGGGCCTGGAGTCGAACAAGGGGCCGGAGGCGCTCAGCAGCGACCCTGATGGCGGTTTGCTCCTGGGGGCTGAGGCTCCTCTGAGACAGGACAGGACACAGGACGATGTCGACGTTGTGCGGCTTGCCCGCCGCGCACCCGATGGGCAGATGCAGGAGCTCGGCCGGTTGTCGATCGGTCCTGCCGGAAGCGCCAGCTTGCGCTCTCAGGGGCTCACCGAACTGCTCACTCTGAAACAGCCGCGTGGCCTCCTGGCCTTGCTGCGCAGCTATGTTCCGCCCTCTGCCTGGACGGCTCAGCTGCAGTGGTTGCCTTGGCCGGCCGGACCGGCTGCACCACCGCTTCGCCCTTTGGCGGGCTGGGATCTTCTGGCCTCAGGTCTGCCGCCGGACAACTGGGAGGGCATGACCTGGGGGCCGCGGCTGGCGGATGGTCGTCGGGCTCTTGTGCTGGTGAGCGACGACAACTTCAATCCTGCTCAGCGAAGCTGGGTTGCGGTGCTGGCGCCACGGCGTACTGCAGCTTGCAGCGCTGTGGCCCTGCCGCCTGTTCCCTCCTTCTGATTCGCTTCTCTCCCCATGCGCCGTCGCTCTGTGCTCAGCCTGCTCGGCCTCGCTGGGGCCGGACTGTTGGCCAGTCGCACCGAAGCCCAAAGCGTTGGTGTGCCGAAACCTCTGGCGAAAACTCTGGGCAAAACCAAAACAGTGCAGGCCGGGACCTGGCCGTTTCAGCCTGTGCCGACGCCCCTGCCGGTGAGCAGCGATGGTCTGGCGGCGCCTCAGCAGCAGCAGCATTACCGGCAGCTGGCGGTCGAGGATCGTCTGGTGGTGCCGGAGGGGTTTCGCAGCGATCTGCTCGCCGCCTGGGGGGATCCCCTGGCGCAGGGTCGCTTTGGCTTCAACAACGACTACCTGGGCTTTGTGCCGCGTGGGGAGAACGAGGCGCTTCTGGTCGTGAACTTCGAATACATCAGCCCGCTTCCCTGGGTCGATGGCTTTGCAGAGGTGGTGGATCAGCCCCTGCCCTGGCAGGCACTGGTGTCGGCCCTGGCAGCTCGTGATGGTCTGATCGATGCCAGCCGCCTCCCCGCCGATGACCCTCTGCTGGGCCTGATCCGCGCGGTGACCGATCAGGCGATGGCGGATCTGGGTGTGGGGGTGATCCACCTGCAGCGCGATGGTCAGGGGATCTGGCGACGGAGCGTTGACCGCCGGGAACGGCGGGTGGATGGGCTGGCCGGCTGGCAAGATCCCGCCCAGCGCCTGCAGGCCACAGGGCCGGCCACGGCGGTGTTCGCAGCGCCCCAGCGTCTGGGTTACGACGATGGTCTAGGGGTGGCGGTGATCGGTACCTTCGCCAACTGCGCCGGTGGCACCACCCCTTGGGGCACAGTGCTGAGTGCAGAGGAGAACTTCCAGTCGCAGGTGCCGGAGGCTGTGTACGCCGATGGCAGCGCCTCGGAACCCGGGGCCATGCCCCTGGTCTGCCGGGCCGGCGCCCTGGCAGGCCTTGGCAATCCCTACGGGCTGGCTGGCAACAAGTACGGCTGGATGGTGGAGCTCGATCCGTCGGATCCCGGCTCGACTGTGCGAAAGCACACGGCCCTGGGTCGCTTCCGCCATGAGGCGGTGGCGATGCGGGCCACGGCCGGTGAGCCACTGGTGGTCTATTCCGGCTGTGACCGCAGGGGTGGCCACCTTTACCGCTTCGTGAGTGAGAGTCGCGTGACGCGCCCGGAGGATCCCGCTAACTCCCGCCTGCTGGAGGCGGGGGAGCTCCAGGTGGCCCGTTTTGCTGCTGATGGCACCGGCGAATGGTTGCCCTTGCTGCCGCAGACACCGGTGCAGCCGTTTGCGCCAGGGCGGTTTCAGGCGGCTGGCCTCAGCTGTCCAGTGGAACTGCCCCATTCCGACCGTGCTCGCGCCGGTGCCGAGCTGTTCCGTGACGATGCGGCGGTGGCTGCCTATGCCCGGCGGTTCCCTACTCTGGCGGACCTCTATCGCGGCGATGGGGAGGCCTTGCAGGGCGCGATTTTGATTGATGCGCATCTGGCTGCCTCGGCCATCGGTGGAACCCCCACGGCCCGTCCGGAAGATACGGAGATCGATCCGATCACAGGGGATCTGCTGGTGGCGTTCACCTCTGGTGCTCCTGGCAGTAGCGGCGGTGCCGACCCGGCGATCTTCAGCGGTCCCAGGGGTGAGGCCAGTTGGGGCCATGGCTGGGTCATGCGCCTGAGTGATGAATCCTCCCGGTTCCGTTGGCGCATGGCCGTGACCGGAGGGGAGCCCTGGGCCGGTGGACTTGGTTTCACCAATCCCGACAACCTGGCGATTGATCGCGGGGGCAACCTTTGGATCGTGACGGACCGCTCCACGAAGTCCGCCGCCAGTGATCAATTCGGCAATAACAGCTGCTGGTTCATCCCCCGTTTGGGGGATGGGGAGTCAGCGGCTTGCTTTGCGATCGGTCCGATGGAATCTGAGCTCACCGGACTCTGCCTCGATCGGCAGGAGCGTGCCCTGTTTCTGGCGGTGCAGCACCCCGGTGAGGTGAACGGGCGCCGTCTGGCCGGTGCTGAGGAGTATCAGGCCCACCGTCTTCAAGACCGAGATGGCGTCACGATCGAGCAGCTTCGCCGGGTGCCTTTGGGTTCCAATTGGCCTTCGCAGGCGCCGGGGCGCCCTCCCCGTCCAGGGGTGGTGGTGGTGCAGCGCCTCGACGGTCAACCTCTGCTGGGTGCTTGATCCCGCTGCTGCCGTTCCAGGCCTGGGATCAAGGCCAGGGAGGCAACAAGACCCAGAAGCAGGATCATCAGAGCTGGCCAGAGGGCGGCGGCCAACCGCTCATCGCTGGCGTACTGAAACACCCGCACAGACAGGGTGTCGAAATCGAAGGGGCGCAGGGCGAAAGTGAGGGGCAGCTCCTTCACCGTGTCGACGAACACCAGAAGTGCTCCGACCGCCATGGGGCCACGCAGCAGGGGGAGATGCACCCGCTGGAGCACATCTGGCCAGCGGCAGCCCAGGCCTGTGGCCGCTTCATCAAGGCTGGGGGAGAGGCGCTCCAGGGCAGCGTCCAGCCCGCCTTTGGCGACGGCCAGAAAGCGGTCGCAGTAGCCCCAGAGCAACAAGAGCAGAGGAGCGAGACGCCAGGGACCGCCTAGGAGCAGCAGGGCGAGGGCGAGCACAGCTCCGGGAACGGCATAGCCCATGCCAGCGAGAAAGGTCAGGCTGCGCAGCCATGGAGCGCTGCTCCAGCGTTTGGCGATGGCCAGCACCAGGGCTGCCGTGAGGGCTAGCCCAGCTGCCGCGAGGGCAAGGCCGAGGCTGCGTCCAGCCAGCAGCAACAGTTCAGCACTGAGCCCTGACTTCAGCTGATCAACGTTGACAGCAGCCCAGAACAGCGGGATTCCCAGGCTGAGCAGCGGGGGGACCAGGGCCAGGGCCTGGGCTGCAAAGGCGCGCTGACCCTGCAGGGGCCAGGAGGGTGATTCACCACCGGCCACCCCATCCGACCAGCGACGACTGCGTCGTCGCAACCGCCGTTCACCCACCAGCAACACCATCACGATCGCCAGGGTGATCAGGGCAAGACCCACGGCACCGGTG
Proteins encoded:
- a CDS encoding iron ABC transporter permease, with amino-acid sequence MSSSRLTATQGRPWRPGRRLLSAGALLLALLALWPVAGLLREGLQGLTNGSARLGADGGLQLRGTTLLLLGTALLGGLLGTANGWLLANCRFPGRRLLRIAQLLPLASPSYLLAATLIDLGSRQGLRIHGLGWGVLVMALSTYPYVFLLSTESFTICGRRQLEACRCLGVGPWNSFRRIALPMALPAIGAGIALMGMEVVNELGAVQLLGIPSLSAGILQAWQAEGNPTGAVGLALITLAIVMVLLVGERRLRRRSRRWSDGVAGGESPSWPLQGQRAFAAQALALVPPLLSLGIPLFWAAVNVDQLKSGLSAELLLLAGRSLGLALAAAGLALTAALVLAIAKRWSSAPWLRSLTFLAGMGYAVPGAVLALALLLLGGPWRLAPLLLLLWGYCDRFLAVAKGGLDAALERLSPSLDEAATGLGCRWPDVLQRVHLPLLRGPMAVGALLVFVDTVKELPLTFALRPFDFDTLSVRVFQYASDERLAAALWPALMILLLGLVASLALIPGLERQQRDQAPSRG
- a CDS encoding cation diffusion facilitator family transporter, whose translation is MAHHHHHDHGSGGRRDAFRLTVLLNGGLSGLQIVVGIAFGSIALIGDALHNLGDVAGLLLGWGAEHLSRRPPTERFSYGFGRSTQLAAVSNAVLILMASAVVCVEAIQRFGRPEPLVAGPVAWAASAGLVVNLVSARLFGHHHQHDLNRRAAVLHLLSDAAVSAAVLLSALLAGATGWTWLDPLTGLGVGLSVAWLGVRLLRDSLAESLDAVPNRIDADAVRETLRSLGAVEALHHLHIWSMGGSRVALTVHLVRPADHAWNDDCLLQEANHALADLGIDHCTIQIESPASPCAREGC
- a CDS encoding MFS transporter is translated as MKHKHSVQAYIEDVPVWDDGSPLAGPPLSSMQWLVWSLATAGKFFEGMIVFMQGVGLPLITREFSLTDFDKGLVTAATLAGILLGALLLGGLADRLGRQPVFIGEMVLLLIALLVASAAPSKGVLIASLFVIGLSLGADYPTAHLVISESIPASIRGRLVLGAFSFQAIGAVLGTAIASTVLGSMASSPNALDAWRVFFLVPVVPVAAVIWGRLFLPESSHWLVSRGLPEKAEKQLRKLLNRQNLTLAGVDRLEEIDAQQRSHDWTKLFRGKYLRSTILTSVPWFLQDLSTYGIGIFTPVIIATAFGAQSHEHTVSALIHNDMIGARGTALIDVGFLVGIAVAILLADRWGRIPLQVTGFVGCAAGLFIAGLGGSGSTINLPLVVAGFLLFQFMTNFGPNATTYLLAGEVFPTKIRGLGAGFAAASGKVGAVLTAFFFPTLLQVWGTDKLLMVLVVTSLLGAVVTWIYRIEPKGRDMESI
- a CDS encoding LarC family nickel insertion protein, which codes for MAELLVDCPTGLAGDMLLAACLDLGVPRAVVMEPLAVLGLTDAFELRVEEARSGGLRGLRLAVDLTSEPQPHRRWGDLRQLIEGAALAMPLRDRVLAVFAALAAAEAKVHGVSEDQVHFHEVGAIDSLVDVVGVCAALLHLAPERLLCKPPPAGRGSVATAHGRLPVPVPAVLELARCHHLPLRGGEECPEGELTTPTGLALMAVLADAFQEPRAFTVEAVGVGLGQRRLDRPNLLRLIRCSTQSAAAPEAHWQDLIQQEAWLDDQTPEDLAVLAERLRQAGALEVTTTPVQMQKGRQGMAVTALVHPSQAPLLRRLWLSDSPTLGLRERPQGRWVLARRSGHCPSPWGAVRVKQVRRPGGDCTIKVEHDELRRLSLQSGQTLDAVRQVVLSAADCFEPEEDWQW
- a CDS encoding esterase-like activity of phytase family protein, yielding MPLSLILPCPPEAGWELIRRQELPRAADDGLPLGGFSAIAYQPEADRFWLLSDAPQGHLVPFGGVARWIRSGTPLQPGTRLLLRDGGGEPLPRRFDGEGLVLRGDQAWIVSEGRRSKRWQGQRPPQLLRFSMADGRLQQEIALPVAWRFAPGRGLESNKGPEALSSDPDGGLLLGAEAPLRQDRTQDDVDVVRLARRAPDGQMQELGRLSIGPAGSASLRSQGLTELLTLKQPRGLLALLRSYVPPSAWTAQLQWLPWPAGPAAPPLRPLAGWDLLASGLPPDNWEGMTWGPRLADGRRALVLVSDDNFNPAQRSWVAVLAPRRTAACSAVALPPVPSF
- a CDS encoding lysylphosphatidylglycerol synthase domain-containing protein; this translates as MVKRWLDQAKRVFQVKRGLPGGLRLWVTLASLAFIVWALAGHIQGLRELSLRGRGWWWLVLGLGLSWLSLVVNGLAWRTLIDWLGHRPGDLALVPLYLRSNLLKYLPGGIFHFLDRLRALQPKLGTNRALVSVLLEPMLMAVAALLWVPFGGWQGGLALLTPLPALLLLPRWREPLLQRLERAKWKQLQRAAPELGGADPGVLGSGRRGYPWGPMAMELLFVLCRFGGFWCCVKAFALADGHPIGVWLAGFALAWTVGLVVPAAPGGLGVFEAVLILRLGAIVPEAPLLAVALSYRLIVTLADALAAGAVVLDERRPLSRGLLRVGDR
- a CDS encoding PhoX family phosphatase, which codes for MRRRSVLSLLGLAGAGLLASRTEAQSVGVPKPLAKTLGKTKTVQAGTWPFQPVPTPLPVSSDGLAAPQQQQHYRQLAVEDRLVVPEGFRSDLLAAWGDPLAQGRFGFNNDYLGFVPRGENEALLVVNFEYISPLPWVDGFAEVVDQPLPWQALVSALAARDGLIDASRLPADDPLLGLIRAVTDQAMADLGVGVIHLQRDGQGIWRRSVDRRERRVDGLAGWQDPAQRLQATGPATAVFAAPQRLGYDDGLGVAVIGTFANCAGGTTPWGTVLSAEENFQSQVPEAVYADGSASEPGAMPLVCRAGALAGLGNPYGLAGNKYGWMVELDPSDPGSTVRKHTALGRFRHEAVAMRATAGEPLVVYSGCDRRGGHLYRFVSESRVTRPEDPANSRLLEAGELQVARFAADGTGEWLPLLPQTPVQPFAPGRFQAAGLSCPVELPHSDRARAGAELFRDDAAVAAYARRFPTLADLYRGDGEALQGAILIDAHLAASAIGGTPTARPEDTEIDPITGDLLVAFTSGAPGSSGGADPAIFSGPRGEASWGHGWVMRLSDESSRFRWRMAVTGGEPWAGGLGFTNPDNLAIDRGGNLWIVTDRSTKSAASDQFGNNSCWFIPRLGDGESAACFAIGPMESELTGLCLDRQERALFLAVQHPGEVNGRRLAGAEEYQAHRLQDRDGVTIEQLRRVPLGSNWPSQAPGRPPRPGVVVVQRLDGQPLLGA
- a CDS encoding lipopolysaccharide assembly protein LapB, translating into MAGCGWMLTPMLQPPPLHSATRAQIDREVEELLIRRRKGSLDGIEERRLLERLIALGRHREAISLVRQQLEKQPKHWRWRLLYSQLLLRAGQRQAADQQLNLLLRLQPNEPDVLQMKALTDLNQGKGNEAIELIKVRVQTLPKQQRVPLGLLLADLQRQTGSLTDASDTYLTLAQDAPDDARPLLALALLRQDQGKSAEAQELLHQASKRQTAHESSQRPLHGLATRWALESARSTTPARIAMPVTIKGASIKDASKDQQQDSPLHTP